The window CAATTAAGGAGAATCCCCATGGCCACCAAGAAGATTACCGACCAGAGTTTCGCAACCGACGTCATCAACGCAGGCGGGCCCGTGCTCGTCGATTTCTGGGCGGAGTGGTGCGGGCCGTGCAAGATGATCGGGCCGAGCCTTGAAGAGATCAGCGATGAGCTGGCCGGCAAGGTGACGATTGCCAAGATCAACATCGACGAGA of the Aquisediminimonas profunda genome contains:
- the trxA gene encoding thioredoxin TrxA, with the protein product MATKKITDQSFATDVINAGGPVLVDFWAEWCGPCKMIGPSLEEISDELAGKVTIAKINIDENPDAPSKYGVRGIPTMILFKNGAPAATKVGAAPKSALKGWLEGEL